One window of Nicotiana tomentosiformis chromosome 11, ASM39032v3, whole genome shotgun sequence genomic DNA carries:
- the LOC138901470 gene encoding uncharacterized protein: protein MLNPPVLGAPMVGKSLILYIAAQERSLGALHAQENDIGKEQSLYYLSRTLIGAELNYTPVEKIYLALLYEIKKLYYEVCSIKLISRADHVKFMMTRPVLSGMPSKMAVKGQALADFLVDHPLLAEWELSNEFPDEDILFVEELLPWTMFFDGSAHRTGVGVGVVLISPERQVFPFSFVLGETCSNNAVEYQALIVGLEMELDMKIL, encoded by the exons ATGCTGAATCCACCTGTGTTAGGGGCACCAATGGTTGGGAAGTCGTTGATACTCTACATTGCAGCACAAGAACGCTCACTTGGGGCACTACATGCTCAAGAGAATGATATAGGAAAGGAACAATCCTTGTACTACCTCAGTCGAACTCTGATAGGAGCTGAGTTGAACTACACGCCTGTTGAGAAAATATACTTAGCATTACTTTATGAAATAAAGAAACTATATTATGAAGTATGCAGCATCAAACTCATCTCTCGAGCAGATCATGTAAAGTTCATGATGACTCGACCTGTTCTTTCTGGAATGCCTAGCAAGATG GCTGTGAAAGGACAAGCACTCGCCGATTTTCTTGTTGATCACCCTCTTCTGGCGGAATGGGAGCTTTCTAATGAGTTTCCAGATGAAGACATTTTGTTCGTTGAAGAATTGCTACCATGGACAATGTTCTTTGATGGATCTGCACATCGTACCGGTGTAGGGGTAGGTGTTGTGTTGATCTCTCCCGAAAGACAAGTTTTTCCATTCTCTTTTGTTTTAGGTGAAACATGCTCCAACAATGCTGTAGAGTACCAAGCTTTGATAGTCGGTCTTGAAATGGAATTAGACATGAAGATTCTATAG